The following coding sequences lie in one Myxococcales bacterium genomic window:
- a CDS encoding S1 RNA-binding domain-containing protein, which produces MSTTENPTPPSAPAGDPSDASAAPSPASATASSEAPTVPFVAATPAASVEPDAHASDASDAEESDAEGEGGEAAEGEVQAGEAGQTPGEGGEKKKRRRRRRKKKPGAQAQEGGEGAPREPGEAGAEGAAADGGATGDAQEHAEGETRAEGDKPGRGPRPKKPKVEKERPAFNVGDVVFGKVLDVTEDVLFIDLSGKGTALFDLRELLITEEDAKADMAAADDEHEPRDAAPTTEASPGAPTADQATSDPEPAGDDAALAAETPADATASAAEAPADVTANSAEPPADATEPTEAAVEAAAAPAVAAEPAPQLPRVILEPGAPFVGVVHNDGGRGGLVVLTHHPKRVRRAKPVVAAAFRDKSLVFGIVTGVIKGGVEVDIDGLRGFAPGSHMDLRLGNDLHPLVGKRLAFAVTQYGKRGRDVVVSRRSMLEAESKERRDEALKNIKIGVDVDGVVRTVVSFGAFVDIGGVEGLVPLSEMSHNRADQPKDVFTVGETVRVRVLRVDEKQKVWLSRRATVSDPWSAVAEKYAPGTRHTGKVARLKPFGAFIELESGVDGLIQVGDLSVKRIAHPNEVLKEGDDIDVVVAYVEPGSHRIALHPAPTGEAAGETPQKIAPQRTVRVQIVSTDPAGLTVRVLGATGRHARGFITAGGTGTARGTDFRKAFPIGKELDAKIIEIDPKRGELKLSIKAMNEDTERNAYQQYRAQVKREAKFGTLADLLQKRNIVPNK; this is translated from the coding sequence ATGAGCACAACGGAAAACCCCACCCCGCCGTCCGCCCCCGCGGGCGACCCGAGCGACGCCTCCGCGGCGCCCAGCCCTGCGAGCGCCACCGCCTCGTCCGAGGCCCCCACCGTCCCCTTCGTCGCTGCCACGCCGGCAGCCTCGGTCGAGCCCGACGCGCACGCGTCTGACGCGTCCGACGCGGAAGAGTCCGACGCGGAGGGCGAGGGAGGCGAGGCCGCCGAGGGTGAAGTCCAGGCGGGCGAAGCCGGCCAGACACCCGGGGAGGGCGGCGAGAAGAAGAAGCGCCGGCGACGCCGTCGCAAGAAGAAGCCCGGCGCGCAGGCGCAGGAGGGTGGCGAAGGGGCTCCGCGCGAGCCCGGCGAGGCAGGCGCCGAGGGCGCCGCTGCCGACGGCGGCGCGACCGGCGACGCGCAAGAGCACGCCGAAGGCGAGACCCGAGCGGAGGGCGACAAGCCCGGCCGCGGCCCGCGGCCGAAGAAGCCCAAGGTCGAGAAGGAGCGCCCCGCGTTCAACGTCGGAGACGTGGTGTTCGGCAAGGTGCTTGACGTCACCGAAGACGTCTTGTTCATCGATCTGTCCGGCAAGGGCACCGCGCTCTTCGACCTGCGCGAGCTGCTGATCACGGAGGAAGACGCCAAGGCCGACATGGCGGCCGCCGACGACGAGCACGAGCCCCGCGACGCGGCGCCCACCACCGAGGCCTCGCCCGGCGCGCCCACGGCCGACCAGGCCACGAGCGATCCGGAGCCAGCGGGCGACGACGCGGCGCTCGCCGCCGAGACTCCCGCCGACGCGACCGCCAGCGCAGCCGAGGCCCCCGCCGACGTGACCGCCAACTCCGCCGAGCCCCCCGCCGACGCGACTGAGCCTACCGAGGCGGCGGTCGAGGCGGCGGCTGCCCCCGCGGTGGCCGCCGAGCCGGCCCCGCAGCTGCCGCGCGTCATCCTCGAGCCCGGCGCGCCCTTCGTCGGCGTCGTGCACAACGACGGCGGCCGAGGCGGCCTGGTGGTGCTCACCCACCACCCGAAGCGCGTCCGCCGCGCGAAGCCCGTCGTGGCCGCCGCGTTCCGCGACAAGTCCCTGGTGTTCGGCATCGTCACCGGCGTCATCAAGGGCGGCGTCGAGGTCGACATCGACGGCCTCCGCGGCTTCGCGCCCGGGTCTCACATGGACCTGCGGCTCGGCAACGATCTGCATCCGCTCGTCGGAAAGCGCCTCGCGTTCGCGGTCACCCAGTACGGCAAGCGCGGCCGCGACGTGGTCGTGTCGCGCCGCTCGATGCTCGAGGCCGAGTCGAAGGAGCGCCGCGACGAGGCGCTGAAGAACATCAAGATCGGCGTCGACGTGGACGGCGTGGTCCGCACCGTCGTCAGCTTCGGCGCGTTCGTCGACATCGGCGGCGTCGAGGGCCTCGTCCCGCTGAGCGAGATGAGCCACAACCGCGCCGACCAGCCGAAGGACGTCTTCACGGTCGGCGAGACCGTGCGCGTGCGAGTGCTCCGCGTCGACGAGAAGCAGAAGGTGTGGCTCTCGCGCCGCGCCACCGTGAGCGATCCCTGGTCCGCCGTCGCCGAGAAGTACGCCCCAGGTACGCGGCACACCGGCAAGGTCGCGCGGCTCAAGCCCTTCGGAGCGTTCATCGAGCTCGAGTCCGGCGTCGACGGCCTCATCCAGGTGGGCGATCTGTCGGTCAAGCGCATCGCGCACCCGAACGAGGTCCTCAAGGAGGGCGACGACATCGACGTCGTCGTCGCCTACGTCGAGCCCGGCTCGCACCGCATCGCGCTGCACCCCGCGCCCACCGGCGAGGCGGCGGGCGAGACCCCGCAGAAGATCGCGCCGCAGCGCACGGTGCGCGTGCAGATCGTCTCCACCGACCCCGCGGGCCTCACCGTCCGCGTGCTCGGCGCGACGGGGCGTCACGCGCGCGGCTTCATCACCGCCGGCGGCACGGGCACGGCCCGCGGCACCGACTTCCGCAAGGCCTTCCCGATCGGCAAAGAGCTCGACGCGAAGATCATCGAGATCGATCCCAAGCGCGGCGAGCTCAAGCTCTCGATCAAGGCGATGAACGAGGACACCGAGCGCAACGCGTACCAGCAGTACCGCGCGCAGGTGAAGCGCGAGGCGAAGTTCGGTACCCTCGCGGATTTGCTACAGAAACGGAACATCGTCCCGAACAAGTAG
- a CDS encoding 5'-nucleotidase C-terminal domain-containing protein — translation MTERGPTLRIVAVNDVYSLEHLPRLASLLREAREVAPADRLLVTMAGDFVAPSVLSSLDAGRGMVDCMNALGFTHAVLGNHEDDVPPEELRARVRELEATCLGTNVRGFEPALPVSEVVSVCAPGPAGRAVRVGLVGVVMDDPTAYRRPPFGGVTLLPPNDAAIAEAERLRAAGCATVLALTHQPLALDRALARGWPAFPVLLAGHEHQPSLEREGETWIVKGGADAALAAVIDLAWPAEAHGADAPSVRVALHDVSRFPEDPAVRARVATHMAKVEALTSATLLVLDPGEELTSVGVRARQTSLGTLLASRVRDALGAEVGLFNGGGIRGAATYRGGFSYGHLQTEVPFENEMVVVAVPGASLSAAVQASRARAPVESGGFLQVCSAVDVGPDGQVIRVGGAPLDPARVYRVALVRNLFAGMDRNEPLLALARERPELIPPPDSGRDVKLVLLESFAAGLWRALGGFDAVDADHDGRVDGSELERAIADHTGAPEPRRAAIAAGIVMRALDTDDDERISREEAAVADRLREPPDEPGS, via the coding sequence ATGACCGAGCGAGGGCCCACGCTGCGCATCGTTGCCGTCAACGATGTCTACTCGCTCGAGCACCTTCCGCGCCTCGCCTCGCTCCTCCGCGAAGCGCGGGAGGTCGCGCCCGCCGATCGCCTCCTCGTCACCATGGCGGGCGACTTCGTCGCGCCGAGCGTGCTGTCCAGCCTCGACGCGGGCCGGGGCATGGTCGACTGCATGAACGCGCTCGGCTTCACGCACGCCGTGCTCGGCAACCACGAGGACGACGTGCCGCCCGAAGAGCTCCGCGCGCGAGTCCGGGAGCTCGAGGCCACCTGCCTCGGGACGAACGTGCGCGGGTTCGAGCCCGCCCTACCCGTGTCGGAGGTGGTCTCCGTGTGCGCGCCCGGCCCCGCGGGGCGAGCGGTCCGAGTGGGGCTCGTGGGGGTGGTCATGGACGACCCCACGGCCTACCGCCGTCCGCCGTTTGGGGGCGTGACGCTCCTCCCTCCCAACGACGCCGCGATCGCCGAGGCCGAGCGCCTCCGCGCGGCCGGGTGCGCGACCGTGCTCGCGCTAACCCATCAGCCGCTGGCCCTCGACCGCGCCCTCGCGCGTGGATGGCCGGCCTTCCCCGTGCTGCTCGCCGGGCATGAGCACCAGCCCTCGCTCGAGCGTGAGGGCGAGACGTGGATCGTGAAGGGCGGGGCCGACGCCGCGCTCGCCGCGGTGATCGATCTGGCCTGGCCGGCCGAGGCCCACGGCGCCGACGCACCGAGCGTGCGCGTGGCGCTGCACGACGTGTCGCGGTTCCCGGAGGACCCCGCGGTACGCGCCCGCGTGGCCACGCACATGGCGAAGGTGGAGGCCCTCACGTCGGCCACCCTGCTCGTGCTCGACCCTGGAGAGGAGCTCACGTCGGTCGGCGTCCGCGCGCGCCAGACCTCGCTCGGGACGCTGCTCGCCTCGCGGGTGCGCGACGCGCTCGGGGCCGAGGTGGGGCTCTTCAACGGCGGCGGGATCCGCGGCGCGGCGACGTACCGCGGTGGCTTCTCCTACGGCCACCTGCAGACCGAGGTGCCGTTCGAGAACGAGATGGTGGTGGTGGCCGTGCCCGGCGCGTCGCTCTCCGCGGCGGTGCAGGCCTCGCGCGCGCGGGCGCCGGTCGAGTCGGGGGGCTTCCTCCAGGTGTGCAGCGCGGTCGACGTGGGCCCGGACGGGCAGGTGATCCGCGTGGGCGGGGCGCCGCTCGACCCCGCGCGCGTCTACCGGGTGGCGCTCGTGCGGAACCTGTTCGCGGGCATGGACCGCAACGAGCCGCTGCTCGCGCTGGCCCGCGAGCGGCCCGAGCTCATCCCGCCGCCGGACTCGGGGCGGGACGTGAAGCTCGTCCTCCTCGAGAGCTTCGCCGCGGGGCTGTGGCGTGCGCTCGGCGGTTTTGACGCGGTCGACGCGGACCACGACGGGCGGGTCGACGGGAGCGAGCTCGAGCGCGCCATCGCCGACCACACGGGGGCCCCCGAGCCGCGGCGCGCCGCGATCGCCGCCGGCATCGTCATGCGCGCGCTCGACACCGACGACGACGAGCGCATTTCACGCGAAGAGGCGGCCGTCGCCGACCGCCTCCGGGAGCCGCCCGACGAGCCCGGGAGCTAG
- a CDS encoding PEGA domain-containing protein — protein sequence MNLPIALVIGGVVLALPLAVNAQAPAKPAAPAATATPAKPAAAASAASAQPALEAPPPPTAPALGDSLTGPAKQDYESGRLLFRDGDHAGALAKFSSAYDISKDPRLLWNMAACEKNRRHYARAVGLVRRYLKEGDATLPAEDKADAAELVKVMEPFTAKLRITVSEPGAELTLDGEPLGASPVVPVVVDMGVRKLVVRKAGFEELTREIPVGGAAELAAELTLVKIVHQGRLTIRAPKDATVSLDGKVVGSGAWSGTVASGGHTLQVTAPKMRLYQSEVIVLDKQTRDVSVSLEPEPSKGLPGWVWIAGGAVVAGGLATAGYFIFKPSPEYQGPPGTLDPGVVQAGAPFTFR from the coding sequence GTGAACCTCCCCATCGCTCTCGTGATCGGCGGCGTCGTGCTCGCTCTCCCGCTCGCGGTGAACGCGCAGGCGCCTGCCAAGCCCGCGGCTCCCGCGGCGACCGCCACTCCTGCCAAGCCCGCCGCGGCCGCCTCCGCCGCCTCCGCGCAGCCTGCCCTCGAGGCGCCGCCGCCGCCCACCGCGCCTGCGCTCGGTGACTCCCTCACGGGACCGGCCAAGCAAGACTACGAGTCGGGAAGGCTTCTGTTCCGGGACGGCGACCACGCCGGCGCGCTCGCGAAGTTCTCGAGCGCTTACGACATCTCGAAGGACCCGCGGCTGCTCTGGAACATGGCCGCGTGCGAGAAGAACCGGCGCCACTACGCGAGGGCCGTGGGCCTCGTGCGGCGCTACCTGAAGGAGGGCGACGCGACGCTGCCTGCGGAGGACAAGGCCGACGCGGCGGAGCTCGTGAAGGTCATGGAACCCTTCACGGCGAAGCTGCGCATCACGGTGAGTGAGCCCGGCGCGGAGCTCACGCTGGACGGCGAGCCGCTCGGCGCGTCGCCCGTCGTGCCCGTCGTGGTGGACATGGGCGTGCGCAAGCTCGTCGTGCGGAAGGCGGGCTTCGAGGAGCTCACGCGCGAAATCCCGGTGGGCGGCGCGGCGGAGCTCGCCGCGGAGCTGACGCTCGTCAAGATCGTTCACCAAGGGCGGCTCACGATCCGCGCTCCGAAGGACGCGACCGTCTCGCTCGACGGCAAGGTCGTCGGCAGCGGCGCGTGGTCAGGCACGGTCGCGAGCGGCGGCCACACGCTTCAGGTCACGGCCCCGAAGATGAGGCTCTACCAGTCCGAGGTCATCGTCCTCGACAAACAGACGCGGGACGTCAGCGTCAGCCTGGAGCCCGAGCCGAGCAAGGGCCTTCCAGGCTGGGTGTGGATCGCCGGCGGCGCGGTCGTCGCGGGGGGACTCGCTACCGCTGGCTACTTCATCTTCAAGCCGTCGCCCGAGTACCAGGGGCCGCCCGGGACGCTCGACCCCGGGGTCGTGCAGGCGGGCGCTCCGTTCACCTTCCGCTGA